Sequence from the Osmerus eperlanus chromosome 23, fOsmEpe2.1, whole genome shotgun sequence genome:
agttacaaagaagaacgttgttcaaggatattgaaaatggactacggtcgtaaatgcagtgttccaggctgtacagggaatgctgacacttttcagtctttccaaggaaccaaacactcaacgtgctgtgatgtttgtctatgaaaagatccctgtgcagttcgaccttcaattacacatttgctcgaaccatttcactgtggacagttttgaaaacctgggacaatgtaaagcaggatttgctatgaagctgttgctgaaaagaggtgctgttccgaccttatgttcatcacaactgcaagctgtagtatgatgttgtcgctaacagttattagcaatgctaacatatcctgcctgtatctagcataggtagactgtgtgatgatttagtttattggcaatggggctaacgttatttcatgttcctgactgtgtttcattcaaataaataacccgtgttgtcatgtaaatctacaattcacgatgcatgtttgtccagatctatttttcagcaagatagctatagctaactgaagctgagttgaatcacgatagtttgtttgctaagatgTGGTGCTAACGTTATCCACCTGAGTCGATCCCCTTtgctttgacaacagaagtggataCAACTAACGTTAACATTTCAattgatatctagtcaatctgttgaaaacagtgttgggtagacacaatagatgtatttgtaagtttttatttcaagtctccacctttgttgtttcagtgagtgctgttggccgtgttgcgtctttgctctgcagcttcactcgttgtaaaccaaccaatcagcacgcagcttatctatatattcatgagcataccataaaagggagaaaaactTTTGTTTTTTCCCAGGGCTATTTCCCAGGGTGTATTAGGGCGCATACAACAGCACccaggccattttcagcccgacCAAAGTTACATACCctttcggagaccttaaggaacagtgtgaaatagcctatgaaatcagtaaatgacccctttaaaaataaaataaaatatatataaaaagggggggggggatgatgcTGGAGTTATCTCAATAACCGTCTTTACATTACTTGGATGAGAACAGTTTGACTCTCACTAAAGCTGTTTATCTTTGGTGATATCTTTGGAGATTTTCAGCAAATACTTTTGTTGAAGTAGGCCTCTATATTTTTGTAACACTCTGAGCTGCTCTACACTCTTGTAGAGCAGCTCAGACAAGTTTAGTGCATCAAGAGCTGTCGGTCAACTATTAGCACTTGGTTTCCATCAGTGGAAAAATCTTGTACTGCAAGTGTAGCTAGCTACAGATCTGAACCTCAATGACTTCCTTTGAGGTGTGGAACCGTCATTTTTCTGTCTATTGAAAATCTACGGCCCCTTAAATAACTCAAATACATGTCTATGTATTTATAATAACatgcctgtttgtgtttgtggaatGATTTTCCCACAAACTGACAGGCAGCAGGATAACAGTGAGCAACAATATATATCAGCTTCAGGCTGTAAAATGTCTGTAGAGTTTCTATAGTGTGACAAGTTGTTACTGTGCTACTGCTATGACTACTTTGTCAATTTCacagtatgtttttttttctagaGTCAATTAACCTTTGTGACACAGGAGTTTTATTACTTATAACATTAAGCAATTAAAcatgttttgtatttgtatttactaCGTTTGTGGACAGGTTAAGGGGAGTAATGGCTATGTTACACTGTAGTAATATATTTCAGCTCTCACCTTACATCTCTTTCATGGCCCTCACGTTGAAAAACACACAGCTTTTTCTTACATTAGTCTACAGCTTTATTTAAAATAGGAAAAAACATCCAGTACAGATAAGCCAGCTGAGGTTCTATGGAACCAATCCCCCAAAAATCTACAAAAATGCTTTTTGGGGAAAGATTCTCAGACATAAAATGTTATACACACTGCAAATCAATTAAGATAAGAATTACATAAGTAAGACATACATGACAAAGTACAGCTCAGAGAGATGGATATCACCCTTAGCTGGATTTCTTTATGAAACAGAAGATGATAACGATGAACAGACAGCAGAAGAGAACTCCAGTTCTCATGAAGGAGAGAAGCACCAGGATTCTCATCTGGTCTTCACCACGTGACTTTATATCCAGCTTGGTCCCATTTCCAAACAGTATCTCCCCACATGAGGCCACAGCACAGTAGTAAGTCCCAGCATCAGAGAGGCTGAGGTTCCTCTTGGGGAGGTTGTAGACACAGCTCTGTGTAggagacccagcctcagggctCTTCTCACACTGAtcactcctgcctccatgggtgTAAAGGATTCCTGGATGGGATTCTCCTGAGCCATGTCTGAACCAATAGACACTGTGTTCTCCAGGACAGGTCTCAGTGGGTATTGTGCAGTTCAGAATTACAGAGTCTCCTGGCTGGATGGAATCAGACACTGGCTGCTGGACAACTTCGTTGGTATTGGAACCTGGACCTTAAAACATTTTGTCACATTATCTTGTGCAGAATTTTGTGTATAATACTTTTCCAAAACAAAAATCACCGGAATTTACAACGAAAAAGATCACCGTCTTATATGTCTCTCCAAGTTAGTCACAGATTCTCCtagtttgtgtgactcacacactcacggaTGCACAATAATTCTGTTTCATAATCTGTTATCTGTTAAAGATTCAGAAACTAGAACGTTATGCTCAGCTAAAATACCTAGGATTCTAATCGGTTCCATTATTTGAAGCTAGATAATGGATAATAATATCATATAATAAACCTGAAATTAGATGGATTTGTTTAGTTCGTTTTGAACCATACCTTTTACATTAAGGAAGACACCATCAGCAAATTCCACCTTATTTGGGAAGGATTCACAACAGAAGTACATAGCTGAATCTGAAGGTTGGACATCTGAGATGTTCAGGTGATTTAGTCCTTCACCACCGTGTACAGAGAAGCGAGGATTGTCCTCAAACTTATTGTGCAGTCTAGATTGTTGTCCAGACTTCGACATGGTAGATACAAGCTGGGGTTTATCTCCTAGGGTTTGTCGGTACCAAGAAAGGTGGATTGACATAGTGACTTGGTAGAAGCACTGCAGAGTCACCGTGTCTCCAACATCGACAGACTTAAGATGACTGTCCAGACGTATGGATGAAGACTGTGTCCCCTCTACCACATGAACTGCAACGATGAGAAAACATTGTGATAACCAAAAATCCATCATATTCTATACAAAGGATGTGTATAAATGACTATGTCCATTTGAACTTACCACATTCCCAGAGAAGTAGAACTACCAAACCCAGCGTGACCATCTTTGAAGGTCTCATCTTTACATCTGTGTCTTGACCTAATGGAAAAGTTTATGTACGCATCAAACTCTTCAGAAGTGAGGTTGTGTTTGATTGGCTAAGATGACTGTTCTAGCTTTGGGTGACACCCTATTCAGGCTGCATTGTATTATTGGCTTGCATTACATCTACGTAGTATATACTGAATGGCATTACACACTTATGGATAAACcattgtgtttttgctcattggTTCAGTAAAGAGAACCACGCAAATAGTGCAGATGGGCCTAATCAATTGACTGAAGAACTAGATACTCTTTAGTAAGACAATTTACAATTACAATCGTACTGTTAACTTAAGGATAGCTGATATATTTTGATGTACTTTACAGAAGCCAAAATCCATCTGATTTGATTCAACAGTTTTCCATAGAAACATGGATTATGTCCGTGCATTACTAtttactgagagaaagagagaaacagagagcagaCATTGTCAATGTCCAGCATGGTTCCATATCCACACAGTCTGTCCTTACAGGGGACGAGGGAGAGACAACAGCCCAGTACTTGTAGTCCCAGTGTCAGAGAGGGTAAGGTTTTGCAGATTAGATTCAAAATGGTAATTTCATACTTAGTGTTCATATGTCCCCAACATAGCGAGTGACTTAAGACCATTAAAGTCTTGCACCCAAGTACTGAATGTGAGAATACCAGACCAGTAGCATGCATCCTGCAGAAAACCACAATCGGAGTTAACGAGCAACGCAGagtgagacaaaaagagagggagagaatgagaaggtAAAAGGGTTGTATGTGAGAAGGCACTGTACTTACAGACCACCacagaaaacaaaataaaagtgGAGAGCATCTGACCCTATGAACAGGTAGCACTAGATGAGAAATGTCTTTATTCATTTACAACATTAGTATCTGTTCATTCTCTGCAGGTAAAGTCTGTATTgatacccatgcacacacatcttcacactGATGCCAGCACAGCTCATGCACCTTTGTCAGGTGACCTATGTGACACTTTCCATCTTGAGGTGGAGCTGAACTACATGAAACACAGGGAGTTCCTGTCTCCATAGAGATCATGTATAATGTGAGATACAGTATCTGGTCTCCATCATGCATCCACCACGTTAACTTGGCTACAACTCTGAGCATGTTGTCCAACCCTGACCATGCCTGACAATGTATAAGATGAATCTTAAGACATTAACATAATTTAGCCACCAAGGTCTGTTGTCTTGAACAAAACATGCTGGATGAAGAAAAATTAGCATTAGTGACATAGATCAGAAACCTATGGATAAATAAAAAAGGAGCTTTGCTGTGACGCGACAGATAGAGAGTGAAACAGGGTCAGATAAAAAAACAGAGTGAAAGGAACAGAAACAAAGTAGGAGGGTCCTACAGTATGTGCAAGAGGCCATACTGTCTAGATAACCTTATTACTTATGCAGCAGACTGCAATACTCAAGAGACAAGACACGTTTGAAAACATTTTGTAGGAGAGTTTAACAATAGGT
This genomic interval carries:
- the LOC134009726 gene encoding uncharacterized protein LOC134009726; this translates as MRPSKMVTLGLVVLLLWECVHVVEGTQSSSIRLDSHLKSVDVGDTVTLQCFYQVTMSIHLSWYRQTLGDKPQLVSTMSKSGQQSRLHNKFEDNPRFSVHGGEGLNHLNISDVQPSDSAMYFCCESFPNKVEFADGVFLNVKGPGSNTNEVVQQPVSDSIQPGDSVILNCTIPTETCPGEHSVYWFRHGSGESHPGILYTHGGRSDQCEKSPEAGSPTQSCVYNLPKRNLSLSDAGTYYCAVASCGEILFGNGTKLDIKSRGEDQMRILVLLSFMRTGVLFCCLFIVIIFCFIKKSS